The following nucleotide sequence is from Apium graveolens cultivar Ventura chromosome 4, ASM990537v1, whole genome shotgun sequence.
CCACAGTCCCCAAGCAGCCCCCAGAAGAGATGACTTCAGTGTTAAGTCACATTATGTTCGCCGTCTGGGCCGTAGACATAGTTGGCATTCTCCCAACTAGTACGAAGCAAGCGAAATACTGCATAATCGCCATTGATTACATGACCAAGTGGGTCGAAGCCCGGCCTCTGTCGGCCATAACTGAGGAAGCCGCAAAAAAGTTCTTCTTAGAACAGATCATTCTTCGGTTTGGCATTCTGAAGACCTGCATCTCGGATAATGGGACACAATTTATTGGAAACAAGTTTCGCAAGTTTCTGCACCACTTCGGAATAGAACAAAAATTTAGCTAGGTCGCCCACATGCAAGGAAATGGGGCAATCGAGGCGGCAAACGAAGTGATCTTTCGAGGAATAAAGAAAAGGTTGGGAAAGGCTAAAGGAAGATGGTCAAAAGAACTCCCTTGGATCTTATGGGCCTATCGAACGACCCCTAGGACTTCAACAGGGGAGACTCCTTTCAGGATGACCTATGGAACCGAAGCCCTAGTCCCAGTCGAAGTAGGATTGGAGTCACACCAAACCGAGGTCTACAATACGGGGACCAACGATTTTGGGCTGAAGGCGAACGTGGATTTGCTGgaggaagaaagggaagctgccTACCAAAGGAATATGAAATAC
It contains:
- the LOC141719858 gene encoding uncharacterized protein LOC141719858; its protein translation is MQGNGAIEAANEVIFRGIKKRLGKAKGRWSKELPWILWAYRTTPRTSTGETPFRMTYGTEALVPVEVGLESHQTEVYNTGTNDFGLKANVDLLEEEREAAYQRNMKYLLQAAHHYDSNIKKRSFRVGDLVLRELAASMPTKQGKFQPNWK